Below is a genomic region from Candidatus Methylomirabilis lanthanidiphila.
CACGAGGCGATGGCCCGGCTCAACGACGAACTGGAAACCAAGATTAAGAAGCTGGAAGAAACGCACGCACAACTGATCCAATCTGAGAAACTGGCCTCCATCGGCGAGATGTCCGCGGCGGTCGCCCACGGCCTGCGCAATCCCCTGGCAAGTCTTCGGGCTGCGGCCCAGGTGACCAGTCATCACGTGGCCGACGGATCGGTGGCGCAGGCGCATCTCAAGATGGTCATTGCCGAGGTGGACCGACTGGATCGCCGCATCACCCATCTGCTCGCCTTCTCCAGACCCGCCCCGTTCCGTCCCTTGCCGGAGCAGCCATCGAGGTTAATCGACGACCTGTTGCCTAGCTTCGCCGGGCCGCTGAGGGATCGCAACGTCCGGATCGAGATCGACGTACAGCGCAACCTGCCTGACGTCTATGTCGATCCGATCCAGGTGGAACAGGCGCTCGGCGAGATCTTTGCCAACGCCCTCGATGCCATGCCCCATGGCGGGTCGCTCACCATCCGAGGATACTGCCACGCCGCGAACGGTCAGCCGGGATCTGTGACCCTGGAGATCGCCGATACTGGGAATGGGATCGCCACACAGGTCCTCCCGTCGGTCTGTGATCCGTTCTTCACGACGAGGGCGGAGGGAACCGGTCTTGGCCTTGCCATCGCCAAACGGTATGTGGTACAGAACGGCGGATCGTTGGACATCGCCAGCACACCGGGAGTCGGCACCACGGTACGCATCATGCTGCCGATCTCATCGGGCGATCGGAACAAGACGATATGAATCCCTCAACCCTGTTGATTGTAGACGACGAGCGCACCTTGGCCCGCTCGATCAAGCTGTTCATGGCCGAGCAGGGCTACGAGGCAGAAGTGGCCGAGAACGGGGACAAGGCACTGGAGCTGCTGGATCGCCTTCGCCCCGACCTGGTGTTCCTGGATGTCTGCCTGCCGGGCCAAAGCGGTATGGAGCTGCTGGGCAGGATCAAAGAGTTCGACCGCAATATTGCCGTCATTATGATGACCGCCTACGGCTCCATTGAAGGGGCGGTGGAGGCGGTCAAGCTGGGGGCGTTCGACTACATCAAGAAACCGGTCGATCTGGATGAGCTGAAGCTGCTGGCCGACCGGGCATGTGAGAGCGCGCGGTTGCGACAGGAGCTGTCCTATTACCGGGAGCGGGACGTCCGGGAGCGCCCCTATATGGGAATCATCGGCAAGTGCGAGGCGATGCGCGAGATCGTGACTCGAATCCGGCAGATCGCCGCGTTGGAGGACTCCCCCCCCATTCTGATCACAGGGGAAACGGGGACCGGAAAAGGGCTGGTCGCGCGTACCCTGCACCGCCACAGTCGGCGGGCGTCACGCGCCTTCATCGAAATCAACTGCACAGCGCTCCCGGCCACGCTGATGGAGGCGGAACTGTTCGGATACGAGCGCGGGGCGTTTACCGATGCGAAAGAGTCGAAGATGGGCCTGTTCGAGGCGGCTGATGGAGGCTTCCTCTACCTGGACGAGGTAGGCGACACCGAGCTGTCCCTTCAAGGCAAGCTGCTTCGCGCCGTCGAAGAGCGGGTCATCCGGCGTATCGGGGGGCTACGGGACCGGCGGGTTGATGTCACCATCGTGGCCGCCACCCATCGGGATCTCGAAACCGAGGTCAGGGCGGGCCGATTCAGAAAGGACCTCTACTATCGACTTGCCGTCATCACCATCGATCTGCCGCCGCTGCGCGAACGCGGCGAAGACATCCTGCTGCTTGCCGCCCACTTCCTGGAGACATTGAACGCCAAGTACGGGAAGGCAGTCCGCGCCATCGATGACCGAGCCGCCCGAACCCTTATTGAGTATCCGTGGCCAGGCAACATTCGGGAGCTGAGCCACGTCATCGAACGCGCGGTCTTGTGGAGCCGCGGAGATCGCCTGTCGGTCGATCAGCTCTCGTTAGCGCCTGCGCCACCGAGTACGCCGCCTGCCCCCATGCCGACTGCCGGCCTTGCGCATGGCGCGCTCCCGCAGGAGGGAATCGACCTGGCGGCGTGGGAGCGGTCGTTGGTGGAACAGGCGTTACGGGATAGCGGCGGCAATCAGACGAAGGCGGCCAAGCTGCTCCGCCTCAGTCGAGATACCCTGCGCTACCGGCTGAAGAAGTTCGGCCTATCCCGGTCCTGATTCGTCCTCAGGCCGTCCATCGCGAGAGGATTGGTGTGGCAAACATGCCGGCTGCGCCGAGAAGGAAAAAAATCATGGATACCGACGTCCTTGTCATGGGGGGGCTCACCATCCTGATGGCGGTCTTCGCCTTTACGAAAGGGAAGGATCTGCCGTTACGTGGCTTTCAGACCGGGTTTGGGCTACTCCAGGAGGTCTGGCTGCCGCTGTTATTCGGCTTTTGCCTGGCCGGCCTCTTCGAGGTGCTTGTCCCCCGAGAGCTGCTTGTCAAATGGATGGGCGAGGAATCGGGCGTCCGGGGCATCCTGATCGGGTGGCTGGTGGGCTTGCTGATGCCCGGCGGACCATATGTCGTCTTCCCTTTGACCGCCTCACTGTTGAGAGATGGAATAGGGGTCGGACCGCTACTCACCTTCATCACCGCCAAGTTGCTCCTCTCGCCGATTCGATTGTTCACGTGGGAGGTCCCGTTCCTCGGCTGGGCCTTTGTCATGGCCAGGACGGTCCCAAGTCTGCTCCTGCCCCCGATCGTCGGCCTCATCGGCCAGCGTCTATACGCCCTGTTTCCAAAGTTGTAGCACCGTAACGGTTAAATAACGTGGCCATTGGTAACGAATGGGTCCATGACGAAGAAGTGGTGCGCCGCTCACTTGCGAAATTCTTTGTTTTCAAGCTCCCTGAGGACCAGAGAATTGAGCGCGTGTATTGGGCACTTGAGGGGGCCGTTGTAAGAGTTTGGACGATCATTGATCGGCCCGACTACGAATTCGAGAAGTCGATTTATGAAGCACAGCTTCGATTTATGGATGCATTCCAGGAATTGGAATGCGACTTCTCAGTCATCTACCGGCTTGGAAGGCCGGTCGAATACTTCGGTATGGAAGGGGCGCGGCTGACTAAAACACAAAGCCGGCGGCCACGGAACCTTGCTGTTCGTTCCGACTCCGCGTGAATTGAGTGGAAATCGTGGGTGACGAGACTCTATGCTCAAAATGTCTCGGGATGCGTAATGCGGGAACAGCAAACCAAACTAACTGCTTGGTGGAAGTACGTCCCACTTGGCGCTTCGCGCTAAGCTTTTTGCAATTCTGGGAGGCTTATTGCCTTTCACTATAGCATGCGCCGGATTGTTTTCGACAGGGTCATGAAATACGTCCTGCTCGAGAGACCTCGCGTAGCCGGCCGTTATAGAAGCTAACCCGTGTGAAGAATATTCACTAAGAACTCGTTGTGGAGTGGTAACCCTTGCCACATCCACTGACATTTCAGGATCCTTAAATGCTGCCGAAGTAGGCCTCCCATCTTTTACTTGTAAAGGGTGTATTCTCCTGTAAAGCTCGTCGTTATCTGCAATCTCTTCGACCTCCATCCGCTCGATCTCTCGACCTAGATTCAAAAGGAAAACGCTTGTCGGTCAAACGAAATGGATCAGAACTCTCCTGACCAGAGTCACGAGATCGCGAGTTGTGCCTTCATCAGTGATATCATCCGTTCCCTTTCGGGTAATCAGATATTCGAAGGGGATTCCACCTGGCCCCACGGTAACACTGACCTCGGTCGTTGGCAGTGCCCATTCGAGCAGTAATCCCCCATCCGAACAGGGAGCAGCAAAGGGCTCCGGGAGAGATGTGCTGAGGGATTCCCACAGCAGCTTTATGATCTTCTTCGCCGCTATCTGGGTCGCGTGATCTATTGGCGGGGCTCCGTAAGAATCCCAACCATGAGGCAGGTAACGGAAGGCAGAAATCTTGTCGAATACCGCACGTAGTCTTTTGAGGTGCTCTTCTTCAAGAATGTCGTCGAAGACCCAGTTCGCCGACGCGCTCCCCGTAGTTGAGGCGGAGGACACCACGGTGGGGGCCTCTTTTTCGAGAAGGCAAGTCGCCGCACCGCCTTGAGCATGCCCTTCGAATCCGCTCCCGCTCACTCTCATCATTGTATCCTTTCCCAGCGCTTGTGGGCAGTATTTGATGTCAGATCGGTAAACCCACGCACGATCCATTCATGAGCCACCTCGAACCACTCTTCCAAGTCCGAGCCTTCCGGCTGAGATCTCCCCCTGGCTGTGAGCTCAAGAATCAGCACGTCTTTGTTATCGACACTCCTTTTTCCATGCTTGAAAGTAACATGCAGTGCACCTCGTTCCTCTGGCAATCGAAAGCGGAGACTCATTGTCGCGTTGCTCGACTTCGGGAGGAACCCCGTCGAATAGGCAGAGCTCCAGGAAAACAGAGGAGAATAATCTTCTATTGCCGCAGGGAAGGCGCCGTCTGCCTCAACGATGTGGTTGACATACGTGGCCTCATATTGATTGGGTTGGATCTTCCCCAGTTCGTTGTTGATAGCAAACGTCCGAAAGGTTTCCCAATATTTCATGAACCGTTCTTTCGCGGTATTGAAATGAGGGTACTCATCTCCCTCTTTCGACTTACGCCAATTATGGTGGAATCGAGTCGGCTGGAGCTGTATAAGATAGTTCTTGTTGGAGTGGATCAGAAATACCCGCCTGAGCGGTGGTAGATCAACAAGTTCGATTTCGCCCTTAGCCTCAACACCTTGTACCCCCTCGAAGATTTCCGTCAATGGCGCTCTATCCTCAAGAATAGGATACTCATCTTTAACATGACTCCAAAATAGTCCGTAGTGGGCCGTCAAAAAATTTGGCAGGGGATCAAACTGCACTCCGAGCACCACCTCAATCACTGGCGGGGCCTTAAAATCGGGCATGGGCTCAGGTGATCGACTCATTACTGGACCTCCATACCCAAATTACCTCTTTTCGAGTCTAGTCGCAACCCTCACCGCAAGGCCAGAAAGAGGGCTGTCTCGCCCAGAATGCAGTCATGTTTCGAAACAAAAGCGTGAAGTTCTCTCGCGTAAGCCGCATTATCTTGCGGTACCTTAGCGAAAGGGTAGAGCTCTGTCAAGCAATTCCAGGACAGAAAGCTTGACACTCAGGGGCCGCCTGCCTAGGATAGCCCTGACTGAGCGGGACAACAGGAGGGGTGGACATGTCAACCAAAGGGCGAAGGTCAACGAAGGCAAAGCAGACGCGGGACGCGAAAGACCCGCAGGCCTACGACCATAAGAAGGGGGAGGACAAGCTCCTCCTGCGGCCGGATGTCGGGCTGCAGGCGCAGTTCAGGCAGAAAAAGCCGCCAAAGAGCTATCGCTACGATCCGGGCCTCGATCCGGCCCTCTCGTGGGATGTGAGCGCCGACCGCGAACGAGCCGAAGCCCTGGTCGCCAGGATCGAGCAGGCCGAGGACCTTACCGAGGCTAAGTTGGCAGCCGCCGAACTGCGGCAGATGTCGCGGCCCTTCCTGAACTGGGCGGGGAAGGCGGAGCGAGGCGAGTTCACAGTCCCCACCCTGCCGCTCTTCGTCCACGAGCGTCTCTCCACCCAGGCGATCCTGCAATCCGTCAAATCGCATAAACGCGACCGGCAGCAGACGCTTGCCCTCTTTGCCGACGAAGAGCTGGATGTCGCCGACCGGCTGCTCAAGGCCTACACGTACCAGACCGACTGGGTGAACCGCTTACTCCTGGGCGACAGCCTGGTGGTCATGAACAGCCTGTTGCAGTACGAAGGGCTGGGCGGCCAGGTCCAGATGCTTTACATGGACCCGCCTTACGGCGTCAAATTCGGCTCCAACTTTCAGCCGTTCATCCGGCGACGCGACGTCAGGCATGGCGACGACGGCGACCTGACCCGCGAGCCAGAAATGGTCCAGGCCTACCGCGACACCTGGGAGCTGGGACTGCACTCCTACCTCACGTATCTCCGCGACCGCCTGCTCCTGGCGAGGGAGCTACTGAACGAGAGAGGCAGCATCTTCGTCCAGATCAGCGACGAGAACCTCCATCATGTGCGCGAGGTCATGGACGAGGTGTTCGGAGCGGAGAATTGTATTGCCGTCATCGCATTCAAGAAAACTGGGTTTGCTAGTGACGAGACTCTTTCGACCACGCACGATTTCCTCCTCTGGTATGCAAAACGTTCTGAAGACATAAAATTGCGGTCTGTCTTCGGAGAGCGCGAATTGCTACCGAACGAACTTTTCTTCTATGACCAAATCGAGCTTCCGGACGGAACGCGGCGTCCACTCTCTTCTGATGAAAAGAACCTTGGGCCAAGGATTCGAGAGATTGGTCGACCATATGCTCGCAATCCTATGGTATCCCCGGGATGGCAGGATTCATTGAGCTTGCCGGTTGAGTTTGAAGGCCGGACCTTCCGTCCTCCACCAAATCGGCACTGGGCGACAACACAGGAAGGAATTGAAAGGCTTCGTGAAGCCCGGCGTCTCGCTATTAAGGGGAACACACTCCGTTTTATCCGTTACTTTGATGACTTCCCCCTTCAACCGTTAGGAACAGTATGGAACGATACTGGGGTTGGTGGGTTTGTTGGCGATGAACGCCTGTACGTTGTTCAAACCGATGTCCGAGTAATCCAACGCTGCCTTCTGATGACCACCGATCCGGGCGATCTCGTGCTCGATCCCACCTGCGGAAGCGGGACGACGGCGTACGTGGCGGAGCAGTGGGGGCGGCGGTGGATCACCATCGACACGAGCCGGGTGCCTCTCGCCCTGGCTCGCCAGCGGCTGCTGACGGCCACCTTCCCATACTATGAGCTGCGCGACCCGGCCCGGGGTCCTGGCGGTGGCTTCGTCTACAAGCGCAAGCACAATCAGAAGGGGGAAGAAGTGGGCGGCATCGTCCCGCACATCACGCTGAAGTCGATTGCCCAGAACGAGCCACCCCAGGAGGAGGTGCTGGTCGACCGTCCCGAGGTCGAATCGAGCATTGTCCGCGTCTCCGGCCCCTTCGTCGTTGAGGCCACGATTCCTACGGCCATTGAGCTTTCGCCGACAGGGGCCACCAACGACAATCAGGCGAGCTATGAGGCCGACCCCATCGGCCGGATGATCGAGGTCTTGAGGCGCTCGCCCACCCTTCGGCTTGCGGGCAATCAGAGCGTCACGCTCAAGCATATCCGGCGTCCGGCCAAGGCGATGGACCTGCACGCCGAGGCGGAGCTGGTCGAACCGACCCTCGAGGACCTGGCGGAGGAGGCCGCGACCCAGAAGTCTCTCGATATGAAGCGCGGCAAGCCGGTCGCCTTCATCTTCGGACCGGAGCACGGGCCGGTAACCGAGCAGATGGTGTTTGCCGCTGCGAAGGAAGCCCACCTGAAGAGCTACAATCGGCTCTTCGTGGTCGGTTTTGCCATTCAGCCGGGCGCCAGTAAGTTGATCCAGAATTGCGAGCAGGCGGTCGGCCTGCCGGCTACCTATGTCCAGGCCACGATGGACCTCGTGATGAACGACCTGCTCAAAACCACCCGCGCCAGTCAGATCTTCTCGGTGACGGGCGCCCCTGACATCAGGCTCATTCGGCTCAAGCGAAAGAACGGCAATGGCCCGCTCTATCGCGTGGAGTTGCTGGGTCTCGATGTCTTCGATCCGGTAACGATGCAGAACGACCATCGGAAAGGCGACGATGTCCCGGCCTGGTTGCTGGATGCCGACTATGATGACCTGGTTTTCCATGTGACCCAGGCGTTCTTCCCCCGGACCAGCGCCTGGGACCACCTGAAGCGCGCCCTCAAGGGGACCTACGAGGACTCGGTCTGGGAGCACTTGGCCGGGACCGTCAGCGAGCCGTTCGCCGCCGGCGAGCATAAGAAGATCGCCGTCAAGGTCATCGACGACCGCGGCAACGAATTGATGGTGGTCAGGTGGCTCGCCGACGCCGAATCCGAGCGGTAACGGCATGAGCCAGTTTAACGAGGTCCTGCAACCGATTATCTGCGATGCCTACGCAAAGCCGAGCCATCACTGGGTGATTGAGAAGGGCAAGCCCCCAGTGAAGGCTCAGGGGCGGCGAGAGGCGTGCTATTACTACCGGCCTCCTGGCCGGTCCACGGGAACCAATCAGGCCGACGAGGTCGGCACACGCATTCTCCTCGATCTGGTCAATGAGATCCGCGACCGGGTGAAATCCTGGAGACGGACCGGCTTCCCAGGGGTGACCGGCGTGACGGGAGAGCTGCTCGCGTACTGGAACCGGGACGACCGCGAACGGCGACTGTTCTTCTGCCAGCGCGAGGCCGTCGAGACGATCATCTTCCTCACGGAGGCCCGTGGCGACTTCCTCCATGGGCTCTCAATCCCACGCGATGAGCCGGGCGAGATTGTCCGGTATGCCTGCAAGATGGCCACCGGAAGCGGCAAGACGGCGGTTATGGGGATGCTCGCCGCCTGGAGCATCCTGAACAAGGTGGCGGACAGGACGGATAAGCGCTTTTCCGATGTGGTGCTCGTCCTCTGCCCCAACGTCACGATTCGAGAGCGCCTGCAGGAACTCGACCCGCATCGAGGCGAGGCGAGTATTTATCGCGCGCGGGATCTCGTTCCCTCGCATCGGATGAGCGATTTGCGGAAGGGGCACGTCCTGATCCGGAACTGGCATGTCCTGGCCCCCCAGGAGATGAACCAGGTTGGAGGTGTCGGGGCCAAGGTGGTGAACCGGGGAGACGAATCGGATACGGCATTGGTCTCCAGGGTCCTTGGAAGGGGCGTGGGCGGCAAGGGCAACATTCTTATCCTCAACGACGAGGCCCACCATGCCTATCGGATCCGCCAGCTCGACAACACCGCAGAGCTGGAAGAGGAAGACGAGCTGGCCGAGCCCGACGGGCGCGAGGCCACGGTCTGGATCGAGGGACTCGACAAGATCCGCCGGATTCGAGGCATCAACCTCTGTGTGGACCTGTCGGCCACGCCATTTTATCTCAATCGCAGCAAGAATGACGCCGGCCGTCCCTTCCCCTGGATCGTATCCGATTTCGGGTTGATTGACGCCATCGAAAGCGGGCTGGTGAAGATCCCGCAACTCCCGGTTCAGGACACCACGGGGGCGGAGATTCCGGCGTACTTCAATGTCTGGAAATGGATCGTCGAAAAGAAATTGACGCCGGGGGAAAAGGGGGGCAAGAAGGGGCAGGTCAAACCCGAGGCGGTCCTGAAGTGGGCGCAGTCGCCGATCGCGCAGTTGGCCGGTCTCTGGCGGGAGAAGTTTATCGACTGGGAACGCGAGGCGAGGGAGGGGAAACGGCCCTTCGTTCCGCCGGTCTTCATTATCGTCTGCAAGGACACACGGCTGGCCAAGGTAGTCTATGAGTGGATCACGGCGGAGGGCGAGGGCACAGCCCCTCCTATCGAGGAGTTTCGTAACCGGGAAGAGCAGGAATACACCGTCCGTATCGATTCGAGGGTGGCGGAGGAGATTTCATCTGGTGTTGCCAAAAGCGATGAGAGTCGCCGCCTGCGATTCGTTCTGGACACCATCGGTAAGATCGCGTGGCCTGGAGGGGAGATCCCGGCCGAGTACCTGGAACTGACCGAGAAGCTGAATCGCAAGGCCATCGAGGAGGGCGGCCGCAGGATCGATCCGAGGATTCCTCCCGGGCGTGATGTCCGCTGCATCGTCTCCGTTGCCATGCTGACCGAAGGATGGGACGCCACGACCGTGACCCACATCGTGGGGCTGAGGCCCTTCGACTCGCAGCTTCTTTGTGAACAAGTAGTCGGGCGCGGGCTCCGGCGATCCCAGTATTACGACCTGACGGTTGAAGAAGTGGCCAAGGTCTACGGCGTGCCGTTCGAGTTGATCCCTCTCAAGACGCCGGACAAAGGAAGGCCTGCTCCGCCCCCTAAGATCCGCCACGTGCATGCCCTCTCCCCAGAGCGCGACGACCTCGAAATCCGGTTCCCTCGGGTGGAGGGGTACGCCTATCGGATCAGGAGACAAATAACGGTCGCATGGGAGCGGATGCCGGTACTTATTGTGGACCCCATGAAGATCCCCGATGAGACAAAGGTCAAGGGCTTGTCCACGGAAGAGGGCGGCCGTCTGTCGCTGATGGGGCCAGGGAAAACCGAGCAGGTGACGCTTCAGCCGTGGCGGGAACCCAAACGCATTCAGGAACTGGAGTTCGACTTGGCGCGGGCACTGACACGACAGTATGCCAACAGTCCTGCCTGCGAGGTACCCCCGCACGCGCTGTTCCCACAGATGCTTGGGGTCGTCAAGCATTTCCTGAGAGAGAAAGTCCAGCCCGTCGGACGCACCGATCGAAAAGATGTCTTCCTTGAGCCCTACTATTCCGAGGCGATGAACATGCTGGCTGAAGCCATCGTCCCGGACAATGCCGACAGTCCTGAGCTTCCGCACTACGAGGCCCATCGGGGCGAGGGGAGCACACGGGATGTTGACTTCTGGACGTCAAAGCCTGGGAGGGAGTGCGAGCGCTCGCACCTGAACTGGGTCGTGGCGGATACCGAGAAGTGGGAGCAGACGGCAGCCTTCTATCTCGATAGCGACAAGCACGTAGTGGCGTT
It encodes:
- a CDS encoding Histidine kinase, coding for MKFQRKLLLGFALMVLPVLLIGVQAVWNNREERAALRALGESMARTRTYAELETVLFRQSRQVWGFLTGIDHEAEAEFFRLEPEIEERLRLWKLTLTSDEIDLATDVEQIHTQMFDVGKRIIGLHQGGQRSAALALANTEMKSRLLPALSAKNKEIYGAARAHSLQRAYARLEEILQTEQRLLSLIILLSLTIGVAASILISRGLARPIHQLKAAMEVVGAGHLDHEVAVRSKDEIGELAQTFAGMTENLKHSHEAMARLNDELETKIKKLEETHAQLIQSEKLASIGEMSAAVAHGLRNPLASLRAAAQVTSHHVADGSVAQAHLKMVIAEVDRLDRRITHLLAFSRPAPFRPLPEQPSRLIDDLLPSFAGPLRDRNVRIEIDVQRNLPDVYVDPIQVEQALGEIFANALDAMPHGGSLTIRGYCHAANGQPGSVTLEIADTGNGIATQVLPSVCDPFFTTRAEGTGLGLAIAKRYVVQNGGSLDIASTPGVGTTVRIMLPISSGDRNKTI
- a CDS encoding putative permease, which encodes MDTDVLVMGGLTILMAVFAFTKGKDLPLRGFQTGFGLLQEVWLPLLFGFCLAGLFEVLVPRELLVKWMGEESGVRGILIGWLVGLLMPGGPYVVFPLTASLLRDGIGVGPLLTFITAKLLLSPIRLFTWEVPFLGWAFVMARTVPSLLLPPIVGLIGQRLYALFPKL
- a CDS encoding restriction endonuclease, whose translation is MSQFNEVLQPIICDAYAKPSHHWVIEKGKPPVKAQGRREACYYYRPPGRSTGTNQADEVGTRILLDLVNEIRDRVKSWRRTGFPGVTGVTGELLAYWNRDDRERRLFFCQREAVETIIFLTEARGDFLHGLSIPRDEPGEIVRYACKMATGSGKTAVMGMLAAWSILNKVADRTDKRFSDVVLVLCPNVTIRERLQELDPHRGEASIYRARDLVPSHRMSDLRKGHVLIRNWHVLAPQEMNQVGGVGAKVVNRGDESDTALVSRVLGRGVGGKGNILILNDEAHHAYRIRQLDNTAELEEEDELAEPDGREATVWIEGLDKIRRIRGINLCVDLSATPFYLNRSKNDAGRPFPWIVSDFGLIDAIESGLVKIPQLPVQDTTGAEIPAYFNVWKWIVEKKLTPGEKGGKKGQVKPEAVLKWAQSPIAQLAGLWREKFIDWEREAREGKRPFVPPVFIIVCKDTRLAKVVYEWITAEGEGTAPPIEEFRNREEQEYTVRIDSRVAEEISSGVAKSDESRRLRFVLDTIGKIAWPGGEIPAEYLELTEKLNRKAIEEGGRRIDPRIPPGRDVRCIVSVAMLTEGWDATTVTHIVGLRPFDSQLLCEQVVGRGLRRSQYYDLTVEEVAKVYGVPFELIPLKTPDKGRPAPPPKIRHVHALSPERDDLEIRFPRVEGYAYRIRRQITVAWERMPVLIVDPMKIPDETKVKGLSTEEGGRLSLMGPGKTEQVTLQPWREPKRIQELEFDLARALTRQYANSPACEVPPHALFPQMLGVVKHFLREKVQPVGRTDRKDVFLEPYYSEAMNMLAEAIVPDNADSPELPHYEAHRGEGSTRDVDFWTSKPGRECERSHLNWVVADTEKWEQTAAFYLDSDKHVVAFVKNFNLGFAIPYSHNGEAKEYLPDFLVRLQRDGSEAGTLVLETKGYDPLTAAKEAGARRWVAAINADGSHGQWAYRLIRFPTDTPEAIRSAVEELVGSEE
- a CDS encoding DNA methylase, with amino-acid sequence MSTKGRRSTKAKQTRDAKDPQAYDHKKGEDKLLLRPDVGLQAQFRQKKPPKSYRYDPGLDPALSWDVSADRERAEALVARIEQAEDLTEAKLAAAELRQMSRPFLNWAGKAERGEFTVPTLPLFVHERLSTQAILQSVKSHKRDRQQTLALFADEELDVADRLLKAYTYQTDWVNRLLLGDSLVVMNSLLQYEGLGGQVQMLYMDPPYGVKFGSNFQPFIRRRDVRHGDDGDLTREPEMVQAYRDTWELGLHSYLTYLRDRLLLARELLNERGSIFVQISDENLHHVREVMDEVFGAENCIAVIAFKKTGFASDETLSTTHDFLLWYAKRSEDIKLRSVFGERELLPNELFFYDQIELPDGTRRPLSSDEKNLGPRIREIGRPYARNPMVSPGWQDSLSLPVEFEGRTFRPPPNRHWATTQEGIERLREARRLAIKGNTLRFIRYFDDFPLQPLGTVWNDTGVGGFVGDERLYVVQTDVRVIQRCLLMTTDPGDLVLDPTCGSGTTAYVAEQWGRRWITIDTSRVPLALARQRLLTATFPYYELRDPARGPGGGFVYKRKHNQKGEEVGGIVPHITLKSIAQNEPPQEEVLVDRPEVESSIVRVSGPFVVEATIPTAIELSPTGATNDNQASYEADPIGRMIEVLRRSPTLRLAGNQSVTLKHIRRPAKAMDLHAEAELVEPTLEDLAEEAATQKSLDMKRGKPVAFIFGPEHGPVTEQMVFAAAKEAHLKSYNRLFVVGFAIQPGASKLIQNCEQAVGLPATYVQATMDLVMNDLLKTTRASQIFSVTGAPDIRLIRLKRKNGNGPLYRVELLGLDVFDPVTMQNDHRKGDDVPAWLLDADYDDLVFHVTQAFFPRTSAWDHLKRALKGTYEDSVWEHLAGTVSEPFAAGEHKKIAVKVIDDRGNELMVVRWLADAESER
- a CDS encoding response regulator in two-component reguatory system, sigma54 dependent transcriptional regulator; translated protein: MNPSTLLIVDDERTLARSIKLFMAEQGYEAEVAENGDKALELLDRLRPDLVFLDVCLPGQSGMELLGRIKEFDRNIAVIMMTAYGSIEGAVEAVKLGAFDYIKKPVDLDELKLLADRACESARLRQELSYYRERDVRERPYMGIIGKCEAMREIVTRIRQIAALEDSPPILITGETGTGKGLVARTLHRHSRRASRAFIEINCTALPATLMEAELFGYERGAFTDAKESKMGLFEAADGGFLYLDEVGDTELSLQGKLLRAVEERVIRRIGGLRDRRVDVTIVAATHRDLETEVRAGRFRKDLYYRLAVITIDLPPLRERGEDILLLAAHFLETLNAKYGKAVRAIDDRAARTLIEYPWPGNIRELSHVIERAVLWSRGDRLSVDQLSLAPAPPSTPPAPMPTAGLAHGALPQEGIDLAAWERSLVEQALRDSGGNQTKAAKLLRLSRDTLRYRLKKFGLSRS